A region of Takifugu rubripes chromosome 6, fTakRub1.2, whole genome shotgun sequence DNA encodes the following proteins:
- the spout1 gene encoding putative methyltransferase C9orf114 homolog, with protein sequence MSVDIAAKKQKIVTSQAEERIDWKKRKAELKETQKQRKEAKLLKQLEKQRREEAAEKERLDQRQTNKGRASTVSVAVPGSVLDNAQSPELRTYLAGQIARACVVFCVDEIIVFDEDGEELKSVEGEFKGVGKKGNACIQLARILQYLECPQYLRKWFFPKHHDLQYAGLLNPLDSPHHMRTDDESEYREGIVLDRPTKQGQGSLVNCGMRKDVRIDKQLQSGLRVTVQLSQTHSSESKHCKGVVVAPHVPRTEGGLYWGYSVRLASCLSAVFTESQFKEGYDVTIGTSERGNNLDKATVPPFKHLLVVFGGLQGLEASVDADQNLDVTDPSVLFDLYLNTCPSQGSRTIRTEEAILVSMSGLRPKIEAAFSDASTGSPDSQ encoded by the exons ATGTCTGTCGATATTGCAgcgaaaaaacaaaaaattgtTACCTCTCAG gcAGAGGAAAGGATAGATTGGAAGAAACGGAAAGCTGAAC TAAAGGAGACtcagaagcaaagaaaagaagccAAGCTCctcaaacagctggaaaagcagagaagggaagaggctgcagagaaagagagacttGACCAAAGACAAACCAACAAAG GTCGAGCTTCCACAGTGAGTGTGGCTGTCCCTGGTTCGGTCCTGGATAACGCTCAGTCCCCTGAACTCCGCACATACCTGGCTGGACAGATTGCCCgtgcatgtgttgttttttgtgttgatgAAATTATTGTGTTCGATGAAGATGGGGAAGAACTCAA GAGTGTTGAAGGAGAATTTAAGGGTGTTGGTAAGAAGGGAAATGCCTGTATTCAACTTGCTAGAATACTTCAGTACCTGGAATGTCCACA GTATCTACGCAAGTGGTTTTTCCCAAAGCATCATGATCTACAATATGCTG GTTTGCTAAACCCATTAGACAGTCCTCACCACATGAGGACTGATGACGAATCTGAATATCGGGAGGGAATAGTCCTTGACAGACCCACCAAACAAGGACAAGGCTCACTAGTGAACTGTGGGATGAGAAAG GATGTTCGGATTGACAAACAGCTGCAGTCCGGACTTCGAGTGACAGTTCAGCTGAGTCAGACGCACAGCTCAG AGAGCAAACACTGCAAAGGCGTGGTGGTGGCTCCTCACGTGCCCAGGACAGAAGgagggctctactggggctaCAGCGTCCGCTTGGCTTCCTGTCTCA GTGCGGTTTTCACCGAGAGCCAGTTTAAAGAAGGCTATGATGTGACTATTGGCACATCAGAAAGAGGCAACAACCTGGACAAGGCAACAGTGCCTCCATTTAA GCATCTTCTGGTAGTTTTTGGTGGACTCCAGGGATTAGAAGCCAGTGTTGATGCTGATCAAAACCTGGATGTAACTGACCCCAGTGTTTTGTTTGACCTTTACCTCAACACGTGCCCTAGTCAGGGCAGCAGGACCATTCGCACTGAG GAGGCCATCTTGGTGTCCATGTCAGGCCTGAGACCAAAAATTGAAGCAGCCTTTTCAGATGCGTCCACTGGTTCACCAGACAGTCAATAA
- the surf6 gene encoding surfeit locus protein 6 homolog, producing the protein MDLASKDSYIQRLASKVISQPDQERKKKQFAYPQGKRYNGPLNNNKKKGNRKSFKEKDTRGKTPGFPKKSLSSIQPTQKGAANKNGQKAQTQSINGSSTQALEGGNESKFSTVDILRKRLHEKIEESRGQGAPKDALSEAVQAKRAKRKLERERKKRKRKEFRMKELAQQNVEEQQPELKPKAVCESAASKRNVQAIIFNKVEMVEEGYVDKVQKKKNKKQSMKGNITPLTGKNYKQLLSRVEARNAKLEGLREKDEAKARDLEEKIKWTNLLYKAEGIKIKDDEEMLRTALKKKEQKRAQRKKKWAELSGNLAEKMQQRQDKRTRNIQKRKQLKTEKKKNKARKKGRVLPEDLKKAAV; encoded by the exons ATGGATCTCGCATCTAAGGACTCGTACATCCAAAGACTCGCAAGTAAAGTGATTTCCCAACCGGATCAGGAGCGAAAGAAGAAACAATTTG CTTACCCACAGGGCAAGAGATATAATGGTCCGCTGAACAACAACAAGAAAAAGGGTAACAGAAAgtcttttaaagaaaaagacacTCGGGGGAAGACCCCTGGATTTCCAAAAAAGTCTTTGTCATCAATACAACCAACACAAAAAGGTGCTGCAAACAAGAATGGGCAGAAAGCTCAGACTCAGAGCATAAATGGATCATCGACACAAGCTTTAGAAG gagGAAATGAATCCAAATTCAGCACAGTGGATATCCTACGCAAGAGACTGCATGAGAAGATTGAAGAATCCAGAGGGCAG GGAGCTCCAAAGGATGCTTTATCTGAAGCAGTCCAGGCTAAACGGGCAAAAAGGAAGCTTGAGCGGGAGCgcaagaagagaaagaggaaagagttTCGGATGAAGGAGCTGGCGCAACAAAATGTCGAAGAGCAGCAACCAGAACTAAAACCAAAAGCAGTGTGTGAATCAGCTGCAAGCAAAAGAAATGTACAAGCCATTATTTTTAACAAGGTTGAGATGGTGGAAGAGGGCTACGTGGATAAAGTccagaaaaagaagaacaagaaaCAGAGCATGAAGGGCAACATAACACCACTGACGGGGAAAAACTACAAGCAGCTGCTGAGTCGCGTGGAGGCTCGAAATGCCAAGCTGGAAGGGCTGCGGGAGAAGGATGAGGCAAAAGCCCGCGACCTTGAAGAGAAGATCAAGTGGACCAACCTGCTTTATAAGGCAGAGGGCATCAAAATTAAAGATGACGAGGAAATGCTGCGCACTGCGTTGAAAAAGAAGGAGCAAAAACGCgctcagaggaagaagaaatggGCTGAACTCAGTGGAAACCTCGCAGAGAAGATGCAGCAGCGCCAGGACAAGAGAACGAGGAACATCCAAAAACGCAAGCAGTTGAAAacggagaagaagaaaaacaaggccCGGAAGAAAGGAAGAGTGCTGCCAGAGGACTTGAAAAAAGCTGCCGTTTAA
- the st6galnac4 gene encoding alpha-N-acetyl-neuraminyl-2,3-beta-galactosyl-1,3-N-acetyl-galactosaminide alpha-2,6-sialyltransferase isoform X4, with translation MRITPGRKRQFLAVHCNQCALVSSSGQMLGAGLGEEIDKIQCVIRMNNAPTAGYEEDVGSLTSLRVVSHTSVPLLVKNELYYFHQAANTTYVFWGPDSKMRQDGKGQIFNVLLKIAKKYPNVKMYSMTSEKIKYCDQVFQNETGKNRMKTGAFLSTGFFTMILALNVCDSIQIYGMINDNHCSQENRSLVPYHYYEQNRVEECRMYRVHEHKKRGGHRFITEKAIYAKWAKWHKIVFKHPAWSL, from the exons ATGAGGATCACACCTGGCAGGAAACGGCAG TTCCTGGCCGTGCACTGCAACCAATGTGCTCTGGTTTCTAGCTCTGGCCAGATGCTCGGTGCAGGCCTCGGAGAGGAGATAGACAAGATCCAGTGTGTGATCCGGATGAACAACGCGCCCACGGCTGGGTACGAGGAAGATGTAGGGAGTCTCACCAGCCTGCGAGTTGTGTCTCACACTAGCGTTCCTCTGCTGGTGAAGAACGAGCTCTACTACTTCCACCAGGCTGCAAATACCACATATGTTTTTTGGGGTCCCGACAGCAAAATGAGACAAGATGGGAAAGGACAAATCTTCAACGTTCTCCTGAAAATAGCAAAGAAATATCCGAATGTGAAAATGTACTCTATGACTAGTGAGAAGATTAAGTACTGCGACCAAGTGTTCCAGAATGAAACGGGAAAGAACAG aATGAAGACAGGAGCGTTTCTCAGTACTGGATTTTTCACCATGATTTTGGCTCTAAACGTGTGTGACAGCATCCAGATTTACGGAATGATCAACGATAACCACTGCAG TCAAGAGAACCGCAGCCTGGTCCCCTACCATTACTACGAGCAGAACCGCGTGGAGGAGTGCAGGATGTACAGGGTCCACGAGCACAAGAAACGAGGGGGCCACCGCTTCATCACCGAGAAGGCCATTTATGCTAAATGGGCGAAGTGGCACAAGATAGTGTTCAAACACCCTGCGTGGAGTCTCTGA
- the st6galnac4 gene encoding alpha-N-acetyl-neuraminyl-2,3-beta-galactosyl-1,3-N-acetyl-galactosaminide alpha-2,6-sialyltransferase isoform X2: MKNLMLRWLCLLSLSLPLLFWFGHVTRWESRTKALQSTGLKGYMRITPGRKRQQFLAVHCNQCALVSSSGQMLGAGLGEEIDKIQCVIRMNNAPTAGYEEDVGSLTSLRVVSHTSVPLLVKNELYYFHQAANTTYVFWGPDSKMRQDGKGQIFNVLLKIAKKYPNVKMYSMTSEKIKYCDQVFQNETGKNRMKTGAFLSTGFFTMILALNVCDSIQIYGMINDNHCSQENRSLVPYHYYEQNRVEECRMYRVHEHKKRGGHRFITEKAIYAKWAKWHKIVFKHPAWSL, from the exons ATGAAAAATCTG ATGCTTCGTTGGCTTTGCCTGCTGAGCCTGAGCCTTCCTCTGTTGTTCTGGTTTGGTCATGTAACCAGATGGGAGAGTCGGACCAAAGCTTTGCAAAGCACCGGGCTGAAGGGCTACATGAGGATCACACCTGGCAGGAAACGGCAG cagTTCCTGGCCGTGCACTGCAACCAATGTGCTCTGGTTTCTAGCTCTGGCCAGATGCTCGGTGCAGGCCTCGGAGAGGAGATAGACAAGATCCAGTGTGTGATCCGGATGAACAACGCGCCCACGGCTGGGTACGAGGAAGATGTAGGGAGTCTCACCAGCCTGCGAGTTGTGTCTCACACTAGCGTTCCTCTGCTGGTGAAGAACGAGCTCTACTACTTCCACCAGGCTGCAAATACCACATATGTTTTTTGGGGTCCCGACAGCAAAATGAGACAAGATGGGAAAGGACAAATCTTCAACGTTCTCCTGAAAATAGCAAAGAAATATCCGAATGTGAAAATGTACTCTATGACTAGTGAGAAGATTAAGTACTGCGACCAAGTGTTCCAGAATGAAACGGGAAAGAACAG aATGAAGACAGGAGCGTTTCTCAGTACTGGATTTTTCACCATGATTTTGGCTCTAAACGTGTGTGACAGCATCCAGATTTACGGAATGATCAACGATAACCACTGCAG TCAAGAGAACCGCAGCCTGGTCCCCTACCATTACTACGAGCAGAACCGCGTGGAGGAGTGCAGGATGTACAGGGTCCACGAGCACAAGAAACGAGGGGGCCACCGCTTCATCACCGAGAAGGCCATTTATGCTAAATGGGCGAAGTGGCACAAGATAGTGTTCAAACACCCTGCGTGGAGTCTCTGA
- the st6galnac4 gene encoding alpha-N-acetyl-neuraminyl-2,3-beta-galactosyl-1,3-N-acetyl-galactosaminide alpha-2,6-sialyltransferase isoform X1 encodes MVDFSWKMQMLRWLCLLSLSLPLLFWFGHVTRWESRTKALQSTGLKGYMRITPGRKRQFLAVHCNQCALVSSSGQMLGAGLGEEIDKIQCVIRMNNAPTAGYEEDVGSLTSLRVVSHTSVPLLVKNELYYFHQAANTTYVFWGPDSKMRQDGKGQIFNVLLKIAKKYPNVKMYSMTSEKIKYCDQVFQNETGKNRMKTGAFLSTGFFTMILALNVCDSIQIYGMINDNHCSQENRSLVPYHYYEQNRVEECRMYRVHEHKKRGGHRFITEKAIYAKWAKWHKIVFKHPAWSL; translated from the exons ATGGTCGACTTTTCCTGGAAAATGCAGATGCTTCGTTGGCTTTGCCTGCTGAGCCTGAGCCTTCCTCTGTTGTTCTGGTTTGGTCATGTAACCAGATGGGAGAGTCGGACCAAAGCTTTGCAAAGCACCGGGCTGAAGGGCTACATGAGGATCACACCTGGCAGGAAACGGCAG TTCCTGGCCGTGCACTGCAACCAATGTGCTCTGGTTTCTAGCTCTGGCCAGATGCTCGGTGCAGGCCTCGGAGAGGAGATAGACAAGATCCAGTGTGTGATCCGGATGAACAACGCGCCCACGGCTGGGTACGAGGAAGATGTAGGGAGTCTCACCAGCCTGCGAGTTGTGTCTCACACTAGCGTTCCTCTGCTGGTGAAGAACGAGCTCTACTACTTCCACCAGGCTGCAAATACCACATATGTTTTTTGGGGTCCCGACAGCAAAATGAGACAAGATGGGAAAGGACAAATCTTCAACGTTCTCCTGAAAATAGCAAAGAAATATCCGAATGTGAAAATGTACTCTATGACTAGTGAGAAGATTAAGTACTGCGACCAAGTGTTCCAGAATGAAACGGGAAAGAACAG aATGAAGACAGGAGCGTTTCTCAGTACTGGATTTTTCACCATGATTTTGGCTCTAAACGTGTGTGACAGCATCCAGATTTACGGAATGATCAACGATAACCACTGCAG TCAAGAGAACCGCAGCCTGGTCCCCTACCATTACTACGAGCAGAACCGCGTGGAGGAGTGCAGGATGTACAGGGTCCACGAGCACAAGAAACGAGGGGGCCACCGCTTCATCACCGAGAAGGCCATTTATGCTAAATGGGCGAAGTGGCACAAGATAGTGTTCAAACACCCTGCGTGGAGTCTCTGA
- the st6galnac4 gene encoding alpha-N-acetyl-neuraminyl-2,3-beta-galactosyl-1,3-N-acetyl-galactosaminide alpha-2,6-sialyltransferase isoform X3, which produces MRITPGRKRQQFLAVHCNQCALVSSSGQMLGAGLGEEIDKIQCVIRMNNAPTAGYEEDVGSLTSLRVVSHTSVPLLVKNELYYFHQAANTTYVFWGPDSKMRQDGKGQIFNVLLKIAKKYPNVKMYSMTSEKIKYCDQVFQNETGKNRMKTGAFLSTGFFTMILALNVCDSIQIYGMINDNHCSQENRSLVPYHYYEQNRVEECRMYRVHEHKKRGGHRFITEKAIYAKWAKWHKIVFKHPAWSL; this is translated from the exons ATGAGGATCACACCTGGCAGGAAACGGCAG cagTTCCTGGCCGTGCACTGCAACCAATGTGCTCTGGTTTCTAGCTCTGGCCAGATGCTCGGTGCAGGCCTCGGAGAGGAGATAGACAAGATCCAGTGTGTGATCCGGATGAACAACGCGCCCACGGCTGGGTACGAGGAAGATGTAGGGAGTCTCACCAGCCTGCGAGTTGTGTCTCACACTAGCGTTCCTCTGCTGGTGAAGAACGAGCTCTACTACTTCCACCAGGCTGCAAATACCACATATGTTTTTTGGGGTCCCGACAGCAAAATGAGACAAGATGGGAAAGGACAAATCTTCAACGTTCTCCTGAAAATAGCAAAGAAATATCCGAATGTGAAAATGTACTCTATGACTAGTGAGAAGATTAAGTACTGCGACCAAGTGTTCCAGAATGAAACGGGAAAGAACAG aATGAAGACAGGAGCGTTTCTCAGTACTGGATTTTTCACCATGATTTTGGCTCTAAACGTGTGTGACAGCATCCAGATTTACGGAATGATCAACGATAACCACTGCAG TCAAGAGAACCGCAGCCTGGTCCCCTACCATTACTACGAGCAGAACCGCGTGGAGGAGTGCAGGATGTACAGGGTCCACGAGCACAAGAAACGAGGGGGCCACCGCTTCATCACCGAGAAGGCCATTTATGCTAAATGGGCGAAGTGGCACAAGATAGTGTTCAAACACCCTGCGTGGAGTCTCTGA
- the st6galnac6 gene encoding alpha-N-acetylgalactosaminide alpha-2,6-sialyltransferase 6: MGVKVGVKGQQSHRMVILVAAFILMTLLIFCGSNNVIEEVYSNFHVAVNNAAGATNLKKWPWKGGYVPVHGNKNMSLRCHHCALVTSSSHVLGTGAGAEIDRTECVIRMNDAPTLGFEADVGNHTSLRVIAHSSVFRVARKMPEFLHRAVGNPVIIFWGPPNKIGKEANGSLYRLIQRVMAYSKLSCFTITATKMRRFDNLFHTETGRDRQKSHSWLSTGWFTMVIAIEICDNIKVYGMVPPSHCGKQTGAKKVPYHYYKPRGPDECVTYTQHESSRRGNHHRFITEKQVFARWAKHYNITFVHPTW; encoded by the exons ATGGGGGTCAAAGTCGGTGTCAAG GGCCAGCAGAGCCACAGGATGGTGATCTTGGTGGCTGCCTTTATCCTCATGACCCTCCTTATCTTCTGTGGCTCCAACAATGTCATCGAGGAAGTCTATTCCAACTTCCACGTGGCCGTAAATAACGCAGCCGGGGCCACAAACCTGAAGAAGTGGCCTTGGAAAGGTGGTTACGTGCCAGTTCATGGGAACAAG AATATGTCCCTGCGGTGCCACCACTGTGCACTGGTGACCAGCTCCAGCCACGTTCTGGGCACGGGAGCGGGCGCGGAGATCGACCGCACAGAGTGTGTGATCCGCATGAACGACGCCCCCACTTTGGGGTTCGAGGCCGACGTAGGGAACCACACCAGCCTGAGGGTCATAGCCCACTCCAGCGTCTTCAGGGTGGCCCGGAAAATGCCCGAGTTCCTCCACCGCGCGGTTGGAAACCCCGTCATCATCTTCTGGGGCCCCCCCAACAAGATTGGGAAAGAGGCCAACGGAAGTCTGTACAGGCTGATCCAGAGGGTCATGGCATACAGCAAACTGTCCTGTTTCACCATCACAGCCACCAAGATGCGCCGATTTGACAACCTCTTCCACACGGAGACAGGGCGAGACCG GCAGAAATCTCACTCCTGGTTGAGCACAGGCTGGTTCACTATGGTCATAGCCATCGAAATATGTGACAACATCAAAGTTTATGGGATGGTTCCGCCCAGCCACTGTGG GAAGCAAACGGGAGCCAAAAAGGTCCCCTACCACTACTACAAGCCCAGGGGCCCCGATGAGTGTGTGACTTACACCCAGCACGAAAGCAGTCGGAGAGGAAACCACCACCGCTTCATCACGGAGAAGCAGGTGTTTGCACGCTGGGCCAAACACTACAACATTACCTTCGTTCATCCCACGTGGTGA
- the kyat1 gene encoding kynurenine--oxoglutarate transaminase 1: MWIIRHFVLRIVPQRLETETRTIMSRRIHANRTNGIDKNVWVEFTQLAAAYSKVNLGQGFPDFAPPKFVQEAFCHALNEGPMMHQYTRAFGHVPLVKSLAKFFSRVIGHEIDPLEDILVTVGAYQALFSAFQALINEGDEVIIVEPFFDCYQPMVKMAGGQPVYIPLRPKGDGSVLSSGDWVLSPEELASKFTPRTKALVINTPNNPLGKVYKTEELQMIADLCIKHDVLVISDEVYEWLTYDGAKHVKIASLPGMWERTITIGSGGKTFSATGWKVGWAISSGHIIKHMKTIHQNTVYHCATPAQEAVARGFEREYEVFGTPESYFQQLPAMLHHKKNKLASLLKSVGLKPIMPEGGYFMTADFSSIKVDCDDPSSKDEAKDFRFVKWLIKEKGLATIPVSAFYSPEHGKEFDKYIRFCFVKEEATLDAAAEILKKWSQEQ, from the exons ATGTGGATAATTAGGCATTTTGTCCTAAGAATAGTTCCTCAGCGTTTGGAAACCGAAACAAG AACAATCATGTCAAGACGAATTCATGCAAACAGAACAAATGGAATCGATAAAAACGTTTG GGTTGAATTCACACAATTAGCAGCAGCCTACAGCAAAGTAAACCTTGGGCAAGGTTTTCCTGATTTTGCTCCTCCTAAGTTCGTTCAGGAGGCGTTTTGTCATGCTTTGAATGAAGGGCCCATGATGCACCAATATACCCGAGCATTT GGCCACGTCCCTCTTGTTAAAAGTCTGGCTAAGTTCTTCAGTAGGGTGATTGGACATGAGATCGATCCTCTGGAAGACATCCTGGTGACAGTTGGAGCTTATCAAGCTCTCTTCTCTGCATTTCAGGCTTTGATTAATGAAGGGGATGAG GTCATAATTGTTGAACCATTCTTTGACTGCTATCAGCCCATGGTGAAAATGGCAGGAGGACAGCCGGTGTACATACCGCTGAGGCCA AAAGGTGATGGCAGTGTACTGTCGAGTGGAGACTGGGTTCTTTCGCCAGAGGAGTTGGCCAGTAAATTCACTCCACGCACAAAAGCACTTGTCATCAACACTCCCAATAACCCATTAGGCAAG GTTTACAAGACTGAAGAGCTCCAAATGATCGCCGATCTCTGCATCAAGCATGACGTGCTGGTCATCAGTGACGAGGTGTACGAGTGGCTGACTTATGATGGAGCCAAACACGTAAAGATTG CCAGCCTGCCTGGGATGTGGGAGAGAACCATCACTATTGGCAGTGGTGGAAAGACGTTTAGCGCCACTGGCTGGAAG GTTGGCTGGGCCATCAGCTCTGGGCATATtataaaacacatgaaaaccATCCATCAGAACACAGTTTACCACTGTGCTACTCCTGCTCAG gaagctgtggcTCGTGGGTTTGAGAGAGAGTATGAGGTGTTTGGGACTCCAGAGAGCTACTTCCAGCAGCTGCCTGCCATGTTGCACCACAAGAAGAACAAACTGGCTTCTTTGCTGAAGAGTGTGGGTTTGAAGCCCATTATGCCAGAGGGAGGATATTTCATGACAGCAGACTTCTCCTCTATTA AGGTAGACTGTGACGACCCGAGCTCTAAAGATGAAGCCAAAGACTTTAGATTTGTTAAATGGCTGATTAAAGAGAAG GGTTTGGCTACAATTCCTGTCAGTGCGTTCTACAGTCCAGAACATGGCAAAGAATTTGACAAATACATCAGATTCTGTTTCGTGAAG GAGGAGGCAACCCTGGACGCTGCAGCTGAAATCTTGAAAAAGTGGAGTCAAGAACAGTAA
- the rpl7a gene encoding large ribosomal subunit protein eL8, whose translation MPKGKKAKGKKVAPAPSVAKKHEAKKVVNPLFEKRPKNFGIGQDIQPKRDLTRFVKWPRYIRLQRQRSILYKRLKVPPAINQFTQALDRQTATQLFKLAHKYRPETKQEKKKRLLARAEQKAAGKGDAPTKRPPVLRAGVNTITSLVESKKAQLVVIAHDVDPIELVIFLPALCRKMGVPYCIVKGKARLGRLVHRKTCTSVAFTQTNPEDKGALAKLVEAIKTNYNDRYEEIRRHWGGGILGPKSTARINKLEKAKAKELATKLG comes from the exons ATG CCCAAGGGAAAGAAGGCTAAGGGGAAGAAGGTGGCACCTGCCCCTTCTGTGGCCAAAAAACATGAGGCCAAAAAGGTGGTCAACCCCCTGTTTGAGAAAAGGCCGAAGAATTTTGGCATCG GCCAGGATATTCAGCCAAAGCGTGATTTAACGCGCTTTGTCAAATGGCCTCGTTACATACGCCTGCAGAGGCAGCGCTCCATCCTCTACAAGCGTCTGAAGGTTCCCCCTGCAATCAACCAGTTTACCCAGGCTCTGGACCGCCAGACTG CCACACAGCTGTTCAAGCTTGCCCACAAGTACAGACCAGAAACCaagcaggagaaaaagaagaggctGCTGGCCCGTGCTGAGCAAAAAGCAGctggaaagggagatgctcctACCAAGAGGCCCCCTGTTCTCCGTGCAG GTGTGAACACCATCACTTCACTGGTGGAAAGCAAGAAGGCCCAGCTGGTCGTCATTGCCCATGATGTGGATCCCATCGAA cTTGTCATTTTCCTGCCAGCTTTGTGTCGTAAGATGGGTGTCCCATACTGTATCGTCAAAGGCAAGGCTagactgggcagactggtgCACAGGAAGACATGCACTTCCGTTGCCTTCACACAGACAAACCC TGAGGATAAAGGTGCACTTGCCAAGCTTGTGGAAGCCATCAAGACAAACTACAATGACAGATATGAGGAG ATCCGTCGTCACTGGGGTGGTGGCATCCTGGGTCCCAAATCCACAGCTCGTATCAACAAGCTTGAGAAGGCAAAAGCCAAGGAACTGGCAACTAAGCTTGGATAA
- the surf1 gene encoding surfeit locus protein 1: MVSLKSALVHSARFLSSQNNQTHVVYIRRTLLSRVTGFKRTEGKLITFGRQSSSTAAEKGEDSFLKWFLLLIPATTFGLGTWQVKRRQWKMELIDGLTKLTTAEPIPLPIDPAEFSSLEYRRVKMRGKYDHSKELYILPRSPVDPEKEAREAGRLSSSGETGANVITPFHVTDLGITILVNRGYVPKKKIRPETRMKGQVEGEMEVVGVVRLTETRKPFVPNNDVERNHWHYRDLEAMCQVTGAEPIFVDADFSSTVPGGPIGGQTRVTLRNEHMQYIVTWYGLCAATSYMWFAKFIKKIKV, from the exons ATGGTTTCTCTAAAGTCTGCACTAGTCCATTCGGCCAGGTTTCTTTCTTCACAAAATAATCAG ACACATGTGGTGTACATCAGGAGGACTCTGCTGTCGAGAGTGACGGGATTCAAACGAACAGAAG GTAAATTAATTACATTTGGGAGACAATCCAgctccacagctgcagagaaaggGGAAGACTCTTTCCTAAAATGgtttctgctgctcatccctGCAACCACGTTTGGCCTCGGAACATGGCAG GTCAAACGGCGTCAGTGGAAAATGGAATTGATCGATGGGCTAACCAAACTCACCACTGCAGAACCTATTCCTCTTCCCATTGA TCCTGCTGAGTTTAGCAGCTTGGAGTACAGAAGGGTGAAAATGCGTGGAAAATACGATCACTCCAAGGAGCTGTACATTCTGCCCCGCTCACCAGTCGACCCTGAGAAAGAGGCCAGGGAGGCGGGCAGATTGTCTTCAAGTGGAGAGACTGGTGCCAATGTCATCACTCCATTCCACGTCACTGATCTGGG TATAACTATCCTGGTGAACAGAGGATATGTCCCAAAAAAGAAGATAAGACCAGAAACGAGGATGAAGGGACAG GTGGAGGGTGAAATGGAGGTGGTTGGGGTAGTTAGACTGACAGAGACCCGTAAACCTTTTGTACCAAACAATGACGTGGAGAGGAACCATTGGCATTACCGGGACCTGGAGGCCATGTGTCAAGTAACAGGAGCAGAGCCCATCTTTGTTGATGCAGACTTCA GCAGCACAGTTCCTGGTGGCCCCATTGGAGGACAGACCAGGGTCACACTGAGGAACGAACACATGCAGTACATAGTAACATG GTACGGCCTGTGTGCTGCAACCTCTTACATGTGGTTTGCCAAGTTCATCAAGAAAATTAAAGTCTGA